Proteins from a genomic interval of Longimicrobium sp.:
- a CDS encoding secretin N-terminal domain-containing protein, with the protein MPSPFRPAPAARRAGGLLLLLAAGGCAGGLGGTSPRFRTLAELRAEQEADSLRRAEAAAARSGPTARPVARLAAPRDTAAAPPPAPAAPPAAPVRRGAQEPVRQGKWIRVGANPPRIDLPLFDAPVADVASYIAERVGVDIVVSSDPEVRAMRLTGEIRDRYWHEALESILEAHGLRAVQAPSGIITIVSAREANRGRRPELINLQFRDARDVVAALQPMFEGAAADSTAPGSVEVMGDPEISRTLVVYGSADQVAAIREVVAEYDRRPANVSIEAWMLLVNRSEMDKRGVSYSFVPVLNDSTGGQSTGVNIGGSGAGSIPGLSGPTFTLRRRIGNTPIGLNVFIDALTSAGFAETETRPLVMTTSEREGKINVGDSYILPNPQPILAGGGVIVPGAQPGSPGAGGDPSLQQPGAYPGTGAAPGTPGAPAGISAGGFAQFLTGTTLRVTPIVLDGGRQVRMKVDLVRDGGTLSPDGRSITGGRHSTTTEVIVDDDTPIVIGSFTVQGHARASSGVPVLGSLPVLGRLFRRDELSSNYMDLVIVLVPHVHDTPTRSTP; encoded by the coding sequence GTGCCGTCTCCTTTCCGTCCCGCGCCCGCCGCCCGGCGCGCGGGGGGCCTCCTCCTGCTGCTGGCCGCGGGCGGCTGCGCCGGCGGCCTGGGCGGCACGTCGCCGCGCTTCCGCACCCTGGCCGAGCTCCGCGCCGAGCAGGAGGCCGACTCGCTGCGCCGCGCGGAGGCCGCCGCCGCGCGGTCCGGGCCCACCGCCCGGCCGGTGGCGCGGCTGGCCGCCCCACGCGACACCGCGGCCGCCCCGCCGCCCGCTCCCGCGGCCCCGCCCGCCGCTCCGGTCCGGCGCGGAGCGCAGGAGCCGGTGCGGCAGGGGAAGTGGATCCGCGTCGGCGCAAACCCGCCCCGGATCGACCTCCCGCTCTTCGACGCGCCCGTGGCCGACGTGGCCAGCTACATCGCGGAGCGGGTCGGCGTCGACATCGTGGTGAGCTCGGACCCCGAGGTGCGCGCGATGCGGCTCACCGGCGAGATCCGCGACCGCTACTGGCACGAGGCGCTGGAGTCGATCCTGGAGGCGCACGGCCTCCGCGCCGTCCAGGCGCCCTCCGGGATCATCACCATCGTGAGCGCGCGGGAGGCGAACCGCGGCCGCCGGCCGGAACTGATCAACCTCCAGTTCCGCGACGCCCGCGACGTCGTGGCGGCGCTGCAGCCGATGTTCGAGGGGGCGGCCGCCGACTCGACGGCGCCGGGGAGCGTGGAGGTGATGGGCGACCCGGAGATCAGCCGGACGCTGGTCGTCTACGGTTCCGCCGACCAGGTCGCCGCCATCCGCGAGGTGGTGGCGGAGTACGACCGCCGCCCCGCGAACGTGAGCATCGAGGCGTGGATGCTCCTGGTCAACCGCTCGGAGATGGACAAGCGGGGCGTCTCGTATTCGTTCGTCCCGGTGCTGAACGACTCGACCGGCGGCCAGTCCACGGGCGTGAACATCGGCGGCAGCGGCGCGGGCTCGATCCCCGGCCTCTCCGGGCCGACGTTTACGCTGCGGCGCCGCATCGGCAACACGCCGATCGGGCTCAACGTGTTCATCGACGCGCTGACCTCCGCCGGCTTCGCGGAGACGGAGACCCGCCCGCTGGTCATGACCACCTCCGAGCGGGAGGGGAAGATCAACGTCGGCGACTCCTACATCCTGCCCAACCCGCAGCCGATCCTGGCCGGGGGCGGCGTGATCGTTCCGGGCGCGCAGCCGGGGAGCCCCGGCGCGGGCGGCGACCCCTCGCTCCAGCAGCCCGGCGCCTATCCCGGGACGGGCGCGGCGCCCGGCACCCCCGGCGCCCCGGCCGGCATCTCCGCGGGCGGGTTCGCGCAGTTCCTCACCGGCACGACCCTGAGGGTGACGCCGATCGTGCTGGACGGCGGGCGCCAGGTGCGGATGAAGGTCGACCTGGTGCGCGACGGGGGGACGCTCTCCCCCGACGGACGCAGCATCACCGGCGGGAGGCACAGCACCACCACCGAGGTGATCGTCGACGACGACACGCCGATCGTGATCGGGAGCTTCACCGTGCAGGGGCACGCCCGCGCCTCCAGCGGGGTCCCGGTGCTGGGGAGCCTCCCCGTCCTCGGCCGGCTGTTCCGGAGGGACGAGTTGTCGAGCAACTACATGGACCTGGTGATCGTGCTCGTCCCGCACGTGCACGACACGCCGACGAGGAGCACGCCGTGA